From Streptomyces sp. TLI_235, a single genomic window includes:
- a CDS encoding MFS transporter: MLSSYRQIFAAPGSLAFSSSGFVSRLPISMTGIGIVTMLAQLRGSFGIAGAVSAVLAVSAAVLGPQVSRLVDRYGQRRVALPATAVTMAAATALLACARLGAPDWTLFLFAAGMGVMPSTGSMVRARWAHLYSDRPDRLHTAYSFEAVMDEVCFIVGPILSIGLATSLFPEAGVALAGVFLVVGVVLFTAQRSTEPPVHPAAHHEGGSAIRSAGLQVLVLTFVATGAIFGAVEVVTVAFAKEQGHTAAASLVLAVYALGSCLAGVVFGAFKPRGSMAGRFLGGVGAMAVGMLPLVLAASLLDGTAGLVAVGAALFVAGLSISPTMITAMALVERLVPAAKLTEGMTWTTTGLALGVALGSSVAGWVVDAAGAATAYWVPVAAALFAAAAALLGLPRLRGGLASPEPEPVDTPAAR, encoded by the coding sequence GTGCTGTCCAGCTACCGCCAGATATTCGCCGCGCCCGGCAGTCTGGCCTTCTCCTCGAGCGGCTTCGTGTCGCGGCTGCCGATCTCGATGACCGGCATCGGCATCGTGACGATGCTCGCCCAGCTCCGCGGCTCGTTCGGGATCGCCGGCGCGGTCTCGGCCGTCCTCGCGGTGTCCGCGGCGGTGCTCGGCCCGCAGGTCTCACGTCTGGTCGACCGGTACGGGCAGCGGCGTGTCGCGCTGCCCGCCACCGCGGTGACGATGGCCGCCGCGACCGCTCTGCTGGCCTGCGCCCGGCTCGGCGCCCCGGACTGGACGCTGTTCCTCTTCGCGGCCGGCATGGGCGTCATGCCGAGCACCGGGTCGATGGTCCGCGCCCGCTGGGCGCACCTGTACAGCGACCGGCCGGATCGGCTGCACACCGCGTACTCCTTCGAGGCGGTGATGGACGAGGTCTGCTTCATCGTCGGGCCGATCCTCTCGATCGGGCTGGCGACCTCGCTCTTCCCCGAGGCCGGTGTGGCGCTGGCCGGGGTCTTCCTGGTGGTCGGCGTGGTGCTGTTCACCGCGCAGCGCTCCACCGAGCCGCCCGTCCACCCGGCCGCCCACCACGAGGGCGGCTCGGCGATCCGCTCGGCGGGGCTGCAGGTGCTGGTACTGACCTTCGTCGCCACCGGTGCGATCTTCGGCGCGGTCGAGGTCGTCACGGTGGCCTTCGCCAAGGAGCAGGGCCACACCGCGGCCGCCAGCCTGGTGCTCGCCGTCTACGCGCTCGGCTCCTGCCTGGCCGGGGTGGTCTTCGGCGCGTTCAAGCCGCGCGGGTCCATGGCCGGGCGCTTCCTCGGCGGAGTCGGCGCCATGGCGGTCGGCATGCTGCCGCTGGTGCTGGCCGCCTCGCTGCTGGACGGCACGGCCGGCCTGGTCGCCGTGGGCGCCGCCCTGTTCGTCGCCGGGCTGTCCATCTCCCCGACGATGATCACCGCGATGGCGCTGGTGGAACGGCTCGTCCCGGCCGCGAAGCTCACCGAGGGGATGACCTGGACGACCACCGGGCTCGCCCTGGGTGTCGCGCTCGGCTCCTCGGTGGCCGGCTGGGTGGTGGACGCCGCGGGCGCCGCCACCGCCTACTGGGTGCCGGTCGCGGCCGCGCTGTTCGCCGCGGCCGCCGCCCTGCTCGGACTGCCCCGGCTGCGCGGCGGGCTGGCCAGCCCCGAGCCGGAGCCGGTGGACACCCCCGCCGCCCGCTGA
- a CDS encoding L-gulonolactone oxidase, with translation MPHGTTTGTWSNWAGNQTARPARVVTPGSAEEIADTVRGAAEQGQRVKAIGSGHSFTAIASAGDAVLVRPDALTAVRSLDREAGTVTVEAGLPLARLNRLLAAAGLSLANMGDIEVQTVAGATSTGTHGTGRDSGSLAAQIRAVEIVLADGSVQTCSPSENPELFQGARLGLGALGVVSALTFAVEPAFLLTAHEKPMRFDEVLAGFDDLAAVNEHFEFYWFPHTDLCTTKRNNRSQGPAAPLPRFKAWLDDDFLSNTVWEGVCRVGRRFPASIPTIAQLAGRAWTERVYTDTAYKVFTSPRRVRFIEMEYAVPREAATTVLRELKALVERSDWRISFPVEVRVAPADDLWLSTASGRDSVYIAVHLYRGTADSGYFTEVERLMTAHQGRPHWGKLHTRDAGYLAGVYPHFGDFTALRDKVDPDRMFANDYLRRVLGD, from the coding sequence ATGCCCCACGGCACCACCACCGGCACCTGGAGCAACTGGGCCGGCAACCAGACCGCCCGGCCCGCCCGGGTGGTCACCCCCGGCTCCGCCGAGGAGATCGCCGACACGGTGCGCGGGGCCGCCGAGCAGGGGCAGCGGGTCAAGGCGATCGGCTCCGGTCACTCCTTCACCGCGATCGCCTCGGCCGGCGACGCCGTGCTGGTCCGCCCGGACGCGCTGACCGCCGTCCGCTCGCTGGACCGCGAGGCCGGCACGGTGACCGTCGAGGCCGGGCTGCCGCTCGCCCGCCTCAACCGGCTGCTCGCCGCCGCCGGGCTCTCGCTGGCCAACATGGGCGACATCGAGGTGCAGACCGTGGCCGGCGCCACCAGCACCGGCACCCACGGCACCGGCCGGGACTCCGGCTCGCTCGCCGCGCAGATCCGCGCGGTGGAGATCGTCCTCGCCGACGGCAGCGTCCAGACCTGCTCCCCGAGCGAGAACCCGGAGCTGTTCCAGGGCGCCCGGCTCGGCCTCGGCGCGCTCGGCGTCGTCAGCGCCCTGACCTTCGCGGTCGAACCGGCCTTCCTGCTGACCGCGCACGAGAAGCCGATGCGCTTCGACGAGGTGCTGGCCGGCTTCGACGACCTGGCCGCGGTCAACGAGCACTTCGAGTTCTACTGGTTCCCGCACACCGACCTGTGCACCACCAAGCGGAACAACCGCAGCCAGGGCCCGGCGGCGCCACTGCCCCGGTTCAAGGCCTGGCTGGACGACGACTTCCTGTCCAACACCGTCTGGGAGGGCGTCTGCCGGGTCGGCCGGCGATTCCCCGCCTCGATCCCGACCATCGCCCAGCTCGCCGGCCGGGCCTGGACGGAGCGCGTCTACACCGACACCGCGTACAAGGTGTTCACCAGCCCGCGCCGGGTGCGCTTCATCGAGATGGAGTACGCGGTGCCGCGGGAGGCCGCCACCACCGTGCTGCGCGAGCTCAAGGCGCTGGTGGAGCGCTCCGACTGGAGGATCAGCTTCCCGGTGGAGGTCCGGGTGGCGCCGGCCGACGACCTGTGGCTGTCCACCGCGAGCGGCCGCGACAGCGTCTACATCGCCGTCCACCTCTACCGGGGCACCGCGGACAGCGGCTACTTCACCGAGGTGGAGCGGCTCATGACGGCCCACCAGGGCCGCCCGCACTGGGGCAAGCTGCACACCCGCGACGCCGGGTACCTGGCCGGTGTGTACCCGCACTTCGGCGATTTCACGGCGCTGCGCGACAAGGTGGACCCGGACCGGATGTTCGCCAACGACTACCTCCGCCGGGTGCTCGGGGACTGA